One Candidatus Binataceae bacterium DNA window includes the following coding sequences:
- a CDS encoding efflux RND transporter permease subunit, with amino-acid sequence MMWLVEIALRRPISIAVMALIMLVLGALSFSMMNIDIFPTIDIPVVIALYNYTGLSAVDMERRVITQEERGFSTTVNGIDHIESFAVTGTGLIKVYFQPGVSIPSAIAQMVSTSTSSMVFMPRGMEPPNILDYNAANVPIAHLNVSSDTVPENKLFDYSLYYIRTKLFTVPGTSIPPPLGGVPRSIMVNLDPQAMFANGLGAADIGEALAQSNVIIPSGTVRMGDKEFDVNLNMSPAEVKNFNRLPIKLVPGLKGPTPVFLGDVASVTDSHQPQTNVVRVNGKRATFLLVIKHAAASTLGVINGVKRMLPEIQATAPKGFRIKLTFDQSVFVRAALWDVVQEALIAAALVALMVLVFLGSARSMVIVVISIPLSILTAIVGLKLSGQTINTMTLGGLALAVGMLVDDATVEVENIHRNHMMGKPLLVAILDGASQIATPTLVGTLAIIIVFFPVVLLQGVARFLFTPLALAVTYAMLTSYLLSRTLVTTMAASLLPEEATEHVTGPWSRFHAAFNRGFDRMRERYRAWLAGFIAARRVWLCYSLVAIGASMVLFGVVGEDFFPQVDAGMMKLHVRVPTGTRIEQTERIVDAVEHAIPTVIPARDITDVTDNIGLPFAIELAFFQTDNVGPQDAEINIQLRRGHQLPTAVCETRIRRMLAERFPEVRGWFQAADIINQVLNFGLPAPINVQLGGMNMASNYALARKLEAKMARIPGITDLRIAEPLDYPAIDVHVDRARALEMGITMQQVASSLLTTLSGDTLLQPNFWLDPISQASYFVISQAPQHLIDSVDALGNMPLGSSSGQPQLLSNVATFSRSVDPAVIDHYTIDRVINVNAGVAGRDLGGTTADVRKAIASLGRLPVGSHITIRGQSEAMAESFGTMELGLILAVVLVYLLMAANFQSWLEPLIILMAVPGALAGVLWMLVLTHTTINVESLMGTIMAVGVGVANGNLLITFANDLREEGYSATAAAIEAGRIRLRPILMTALAMILGMLPMALAWGEGSEQNAPLGRAVIGGLLGATLTTLFVVPAVYSIFSRAMVTKQERDDRVRSALMPRV; translated from the coding sequence ATGATGTGGCTGGTAGAGATCGCCCTGCGGCGCCCGATTTCGATTGCCGTAATGGCGTTAATCATGCTGGTGCTGGGCGCACTGTCCTTCAGCATGATGAATATCGATATCTTTCCGACCATCGATATTCCGGTTGTGATTGCGCTCTACAATTACACCGGGCTGTCGGCGGTGGACATGGAACGGCGGGTCATCACCCAGGAGGAGCGCGGCTTCTCGACCACCGTCAACGGTATCGACCATATCGAATCGTTCGCGGTGACCGGGACCGGATTGATCAAGGTTTATTTTCAGCCCGGGGTGTCCATTCCCAGCGCGATCGCGCAGATGGTCTCGACCTCTACCTCCAGCATGGTCTTCATGCCACGGGGCATGGAACCGCCCAATATTCTCGATTACAACGCGGCAAACGTGCCAATCGCCCACCTCAACGTCTCCAGCGATACCGTACCCGAAAACAAACTGTTCGATTACAGCCTGTACTACATCAGAACCAAGCTCTTCACGGTTCCCGGCACCTCGATTCCGCCGCCCTTGGGTGGAGTGCCACGCTCGATCATGGTCAACCTCGATCCGCAGGCGATGTTCGCCAATGGTCTGGGCGCGGCAGATATCGGCGAGGCGCTGGCCCAAAGCAACGTCATCATCCCCTCGGGCACGGTACGGATGGGCGACAAGGAGTTCGACGTCAACCTCAACATGAGCCCAGCCGAGGTCAAGAATTTCAACCGCCTGCCAATCAAGCTGGTTCCCGGGCTCAAGGGTCCGACCCCAGTGTTTCTGGGCGACGTAGCCTCGGTCACCGACAGCCATCAGCCGCAAACCAACGTGGTGCGGGTCAATGGCAAGCGCGCGACCTTTTTGCTGGTAATCAAGCATGCCGCCGCCTCCACGCTGGGCGTGATCAACGGGGTCAAGCGGATGTTGCCCGAAATCCAGGCCACCGCACCTAAGGGCTTTCGGATCAAGCTCACCTTCGACCAATCGGTGTTCGTGCGTGCCGCTTTGTGGGACGTGGTCCAGGAAGCGCTGATCGCAGCCGCGCTGGTGGCTTTGATGGTGCTGGTTTTCCTGGGCTCGGCGCGCAGCATGGTGATCGTGGTGATTTCGATCCCGCTCTCGATTCTTACCGCGATCGTGGGACTTAAGCTTTCCGGACAAACCATCAACACCATGACCTTGGGCGGGCTGGCGTTGGCGGTGGGAATGCTGGTGGACGATGCCACGGTGGAGGTCGAGAACATCCACCGTAACCACATGATGGGCAAGCCGTTGCTGGTAGCAATCCTCGACGGCGCCAGCCAGATCGCCACCCCGACCCTGGTCGGCACGCTGGCCATTATCATCGTGTTCTTTCCGGTGGTCTTGCTCCAGGGCGTGGCCCGCTTTCTATTCACCCCCCTGGCCCTTGCGGTGACCTACGCGATGCTAACTTCCTACCTGCTGTCGCGCACGTTGGTCACCACGATGGCGGCTTCGCTGCTGCCCGAGGAGGCGACCGAGCATGTCACCGGCCCTTGGAGCCGCTTTCACGCTGCCTTCAATCGCGGCTTCGATCGGATGCGCGAGCGCTATCGGGCCTGGCTGGCGGGCTTTATTGCCGCGCGCCGGGTGTGGCTGTGCTACTCGCTGGTGGCGATCGGAGCCTCGATGGTGCTGTTCGGCGTGGTGGGCGAAGATTTCTTTCCCCAGGTAGACGCCGGGATGATGAAGTTGCACGTGCGCGTGCCCACCGGCACCCGGATCGAACAGACCGAGCGGATCGTGGACGCGGTGGAACACGCCATCCCCACGGTTATTCCGGCGCGCGATATCACTGACGTAACCGACAATATCGGACTGCCTTTCGCGATCGAACTGGCGTTTTTCCAGACCGACAATGTCGGGCCCCAAGACGCCGAGATCAACATCCAATTGCGCCGCGGCCATCAATTACCCACCGCGGTTTGCGAAACCCGTATCCGGCGCATGCTGGCCGAGCGTTTTCCCGAGGTACGGGGCTGGTTCCAGGCTGCTGATATCATCAACCAGGTGCTCAACTTCGGCCTGCCCGCGCCGATCAACGTGCAATTGGGCGGGATGAACATGGCAAGCAACTACGCTTTGGCGCGCAAGCTGGAAGCCAAAATGGCGCGCATTCCCGGAATTACCGACTTGCGCATCGCCGAGCCGCTAGACTATCCCGCCATCGACGTCCACGTCGATCGGGCCCGCGCGCTGGAGATGGGAATCACGATGCAGCAGGTCGCTTCCAGCCTGCTCACTACGCTGAGCGGCGATACGTTGCTGCAACCCAACTTCTGGCTCGATCCGATAAGTCAGGCTAGCTACTTCGTGATCTCGCAGGCGCCTCAGCATCTGATCGATTCAGTTGACGCCCTGGGCAACATGCCCCTGGGCAGCAGCAGCGGTCAGCCGCAGTTGCTCAGCAACGTCGCCACCTTCAGCCGCTCGGTGGACCCCGCCGTCATCGACCACTACACTATTGACCGGGTGATCAACGTCAACGCCGGCGTGGCCGGCCGCGACTTGGGCGGGACCACGGCCGACGTGCGCAAAGCGATAGCCTCGCTGGGCCGCCTACCGGTAGGCAGCCACATCACCATCCGCGGTCAGAGTGAGGCGATGGCCGAATCCTTCGGCACCATGGAGCTGGGGTTGATTCTGGCGGTGGTGCTGGTGTACCTGCTGATGGCGGCCAATTTTCAGTCCTGGCTAGAGCCGCTGATCATTCTGATGGCAGTACCGGGAGCCTTGGCTGGGGTGCTTTGGATGCTGGTGCTGACGCATACCACGATCAATGTAGAATCCCTGATGGGCACGATCATGGCGGTAGGCGTAGGGGTGGCCAACGGCAACCTGCTCATCACCTTCGCCAACGACCTGCGCGAGGAAGGCTACAGCGCGACCGCCGCCGCCATCGAGGCCGGCCGCATTCGCCTGCGTCCCATCCTGATGACCGCGCTGGCCATGATCCTGGGGATGCTGCCCATGGCGCTGGCATGGGGCGAAGGTTCGGAACAAAACGCGCCGTTGGGGCGCGCCGTGATCGGCGGTCTGCTCGGCGCCACCCTGACCACCCTGTTCGTGGTCCCGGCAGTCTATTCGATTTTCTCTCGCGCGATGGTAACTAAGCAGGAACGCGACGACCGCGTGCGGTCGGCCCTGATGCCGCGGGTGTAG
- a CDS encoding efflux RND transporter periplasmic adaptor subunit, which translates to MAEQDPKLYTPKRPRGLSLFLGGAAVLAISVIAAGLVLARNSQLHRQSEEIGLSLQKGPLVMVVPVRFTPSQRTVVVPGSSAGFNETPVYAKLPGYLKTLKVDKGDRVRAGQVLAIIDSPETDKAVADAQANYWLQKQTDDRNQNLVRLGVVPQQTADESRSAMLRARATWAAARDMQAYEIIKAPFSGLITARNFDPGALVPMATNNTPATPIFEMATLQPLRIYAQVPQSQALFIRNGDPAVVTVTELPGRRFMGTVTRHSKMLSDVSRTMLVEVDLPNRDSELYPGMYTNIQFSIHATARAPLAPDSALVFMQGKSFLPVVRGHTLHLTPVTLGYDNGESVEILSGLQDNDLVAINMGQAVEDGEQVRPMLVSASRSTAVPAAHQTAVN; encoded by the coding sequence ATGGCCGAGCAAGATCCCAAGCTATATACCCCAAAGCGGCCACGAGGGCTGTCTTTGTTCCTGGGCGGCGCGGCGGTGCTGGCCATCTCGGTGATCGCCGCCGGGCTGGTGCTGGCGCGTAATTCGCAACTGCACCGCCAGAGCGAAGAGATTGGTTTAAGCCTGCAAAAGGGCCCGCTGGTGATGGTAGTGCCAGTCCGTTTCACCCCCTCCCAGCGTACCGTGGTGGTTCCCGGCAGCTCGGCCGGCTTCAACGAAACTCCGGTTTACGCCAAGCTGCCCGGCTACCTTAAGACCCTCAAGGTGGACAAGGGCGACCGGGTTCGAGCCGGCCAGGTGCTGGCTATCATCGATTCGCCCGAAACCGACAAGGCGGTGGCCGACGCGCAAGCCAATTACTGGCTGCAGAAGCAGACCGACGATCGCAACCAGAACTTGGTCCGACTGGGGGTGGTGCCACAGCAGACCGCCGATGAGTCGCGTTCGGCGATGCTGCGGGCCCGGGCCACCTGGGCGGCGGCCCGGGACATGCAAGCCTACGAGATCATCAAAGCGCCCTTCAGCGGGCTTATCACCGCGCGCAACTTCGACCCCGGCGCGCTGGTGCCGATGGCCACCAATAACACGCCCGCCACGCCGATCTTCGAGATGGCAACCCTGCAACCTTTGCGCATCTACGCTCAGGTGCCGCAAAGCCAGGCCCTGTTCATCCGCAACGGCGATCCCGCGGTGGTTACCGTCACTGAACTGCCGGGGCGGCGCTTTATGGGTACCGTCACCCGCCATTCCAAGATGCTCTCCGACGTCTCGCGCACGATGTTGGTGGAAGTCGACCTGCCCAACCGCGACAGCGAACTTTACCCGGGGATGTATACCAACATTCAGTTCTCCATCCATGCCACCGCGCGGGCGCCGCTGGCTCCAGACAGCGCGCTGGTGTTCATGCAGGGCAAAAGTTTTCTGCCGGTCGTCCGCGGCCACACCCTGCATCTGACTCCGGTCACCCTGGGTTACGACAACGGCGAGAGCGTGGAAATTCTAAGCGGCTTGCAGGACAACGACCTGGTGGCGATCAACATGGGGCAGGCGGTGGAAGACGGCGAGCAGGTGCGCCCGATGCTGGTCTCTGCCAGCCGCAGCACCGCCGTTCCCGCCGCCCATCAAACCGCCGTCAACTGA
- the ppk1 gene encoding polyphosphate kinase 1 has product MPNTQATSLEGAGSGLNGRNGAGDENDGARAPRWGEAVTIGATPLPSAEGGRFDLDSPALYLNRELTWLNFNRRVLAEADDERNPLLERLKFLAITASNLDEFFMKRIGGLKQQVIAGMTERTVDGRTPGEQIAECYGEIRRIETAQRETLSVLLAALREHKCVLEAYSALSAAEQAALREYYLANIFPLVTPLAMDSAHPFPFVSNLSLNLLISVRGESEAEPGLARVKVPIGAGIPRFLRVGAANRFVRLEEVMIHNLDLLFPRMRVETCALFRVTRNANTERDEEEADDLLEMIESELRDRRFAPIVRLEVSTGMDPLQRGMLAAELGLDEHNDVFEVDGMLALRDLMELTAVEDPALHDPPHHPIDNAWLSGPRNIFHQIREFKGGLLLFHPYESFSTSVERFLREASTDPKVRAVKMTLYRTSVNSAILDHLCEAARNGKQVAVVVELKARFNEEANIHFARELEEYGIHVTYGVVGLKTHAKVILVVRQDYNGLRRYAHIGTGNYHPINARLYADMGLMTIEEAIGQDLTELFNYLTSGYELRRAYHRIVPAPAQLKARLLADIEGEIERGSGGLIQMKMNALEDEDITQALYRASQAGVTVDLIVRDTCRLRPGIAGLSENIRVVSVLGRFLEHGRIYYFRNGGAERYYIGSADCMTRNLESRVEVMVPIDDPLLMRDLRATLDIHLKPLRGSWEMRPDGSYLPRAPLSERVSCQQLMAEFVARRERVIQRNRKRPRMARRAAAPD; this is encoded by the coding sequence ATGCCGAACACTCAAGCGACCAGCCTCGAGGGTGCCGGCTCTGGCCTCAACGGTCGCAATGGCGCGGGTGACGAGAATGATGGCGCCCGCGCGCCGCGTTGGGGTGAGGCGGTAACTATCGGCGCCACGCCGCTGCCGAGCGCCGAAGGTGGTCGCTTCGATCTCGATTCCCCGGCCCTTTATCTTAATCGCGAACTGACCTGGCTCAATTTCAACCGGCGGGTGCTGGCCGAGGCCGACGACGAGCGTAACCCGCTGCTGGAGCGTCTTAAGTTCCTTGCCATCACCGCGTCCAATCTCGACGAATTCTTCATGAAGCGGATCGGCGGGCTCAAGCAGCAGGTAATCGCCGGGATGACTGAGCGCACGGTCGATGGGCGCACGCCCGGCGAGCAGATCGCCGAATGCTACGGCGAAATTCGCCGCATCGAAACCGCTCAGCGCGAGACCCTGAGCGTGCTGCTGGCGGCGCTGCGCGAGCACAAGTGCGTGCTGGAGGCCTATTCGGCGCTTAGCGCCGCTGAGCAGGCGGCGCTGCGCGAATATTACCTTGCCAACATCTTTCCGCTGGTGACGCCACTGGCGATGGACTCGGCCCATCCCTTTCCTTTCGTCTCCAACCTCTCGCTCAACCTGCTGATCTCGGTACGGGGCGAGAGCGAAGCCGAGCCGGGGTTGGCGCGAGTCAAGGTGCCAATTGGCGCCGGCATCCCGCGCTTTTTACGAGTGGGCGCGGCCAATCGCTTCGTGCGCCTGGAAGAGGTGATGATCCATAACCTCGACTTGCTCTTTCCGCGCATGCGGGTGGAGACTTGTGCGCTGTTTCGGGTCACACGCAATGCCAACACCGAGCGCGACGAGGAAGAGGCCGACGACCTGCTGGAAATGATCGAGTCCGAGTTGCGCGACCGCCGCTTTGCCCCGATCGTGCGGCTGGAAGTCTCCACCGGCATGGACCCGCTGCAGCGCGGAATGCTGGCGGCTGAGTTGGGATTGGACGAACACAACGACGTGTTCGAAGTCGATGGGATGCTGGCTCTGCGCGATCTGATGGAGCTGACGGCAGTAGAGGATCCGGCCCTGCACGATCCGCCTCACCATCCGATCGACAACGCCTGGTTGAGCGGGCCGCGCAACATCTTTCATCAGATTCGCGAATTCAAGGGCGGCCTGCTGTTGTTCCATCCCTACGAGTCGTTTTCCACTTCGGTAGAACGTTTCCTGCGCGAGGCCAGTACCGATCCCAAGGTGCGAGCGGTCAAGATGACGCTTTATCGGACCTCGGTTAATTCCGCGATTCTTGACCACCTGTGCGAGGCTGCGCGCAATGGTAAGCAGGTCGCGGTGGTGGTCGAGCTCAAGGCGCGTTTCAACGAAGAGGCCAACATCCATTTTGCCCGCGAGTTGGAAGAATACGGCATCCACGTCACTTACGGGGTGGTGGGGCTCAAGACCCACGCCAAGGTAATTTTGGTGGTCCGCCAGGATTACAACGGGCTGCGCCGCTACGCCCATATCGGCACCGGCAACTACCATCCGATAAACGCCCGTCTGTATGCCGACATGGGGCTGATGACTATCGAGGAGGCGATCGGCCAGGATCTGACGGAGTTGTTCAATTACCTGACCAGCGGTTATGAGCTGCGCCGTGCCTATCATCGAATCGTGCCCGCGCCCGCCCAACTCAAGGCCCGGCTGCTGGCCGATATTGAGGGCGAAATCGAGCGCGGCAGCGGCGGGCTCATCCAGATGAAGATGAACGCGCTGGAAGACGAAGACATCACGCAGGCGCTGTATCGGGCCTCGCAAGCTGGGGTAACGGTCGATCTGATCGTGCGCGATACCTGCCGGCTGCGGCCGGGGATCGCGGGCTTGTCCGAGAACATCCGGGTGGTCAGCGTGCTGGGCCGCTTTCTGGAGCACGGCCGCATCTATTACTTTCGCAACGGCGGCGCTGAGCGCTATTACATCGGATCGGCCGATTGCATGACGCGCAACCTGGAAAGCCGGGTCGAGGTGATGGTCCCGATCGACGACCCGCTGCTGATGCGTGATCTGCGGGCCACTTTGGACATTCATCTCAAACCGCTGCGCGGTTCGTGGGAAATGCGTCCTGACGGCAGTTATCTGCCGCGCGCGCCGCTAAGTGAACGGGTGAGCTGTCAGCAGCTGATGGCGGAATTCGTAGCTCGCCGCGAGCGGGTGATTCAGCGAAATCGCAAACGTCCCCGCATGGCCCGCCGCGCCGCCGCCCCTGACTGA
- a CDS encoding NAD(P)-dependent oxidoreductase, translating to METRSRKIVVMRPAPDRAAVVAAQAAGFEVIEAPQFDHDQPPPRLEELINFIGDAGAVLAMPQCPIGARVLESCRNLQTAMSLVIGVDHIDRDTATRLGILVCNSPAPENILGVAEATVGLMVALVKNLKLNESYLRAGNWYNVAHRGVIMAGRTVGFIALGRIARETAKRLAGWGMRLVAYDPYVDEATMAGLGIEKMELQPLLRVSDFVSIHALLTPETRGLIGLEQLRMMKREAYVVNTSRGGIIDEAALARALDEGIIAGAALDTFRNEPLEKDSPLRAVDPNKLIMTPHIIGHPQGVEGPSFRLAMDTARKVLSGELPQFVMNPEAVERWRARFWA from the coding sequence ATGGAAACTCGCTCGCGCAAAATCGTCGTCATGCGGCCTGCGCCCGACCGCGCCGCGGTAGTGGCGGCCCAGGCCGCCGGCTTTGAGGTCATCGAAGCGCCCCAGTTCGATCACGATCAGCCGCCGCCGCGCCTCGAAGAGCTGATTAATTTTATCGGTGATGCCGGCGCGGTGTTGGCGATGCCGCAATGTCCCATTGGGGCGCGCGTGCTGGAGAGCTGCCGCAATCTGCAAACCGCGATGTCCTTGGTGATCGGCGTCGATCATATCGACCGCGACACCGCCACCCGTCTGGGCATCCTGGTCTGCAACAGCCCCGCACCCGAGAATATTCTGGGCGTGGCCGAGGCCACCGTCGGGCTGATGGTCGCCCTGGTCAAGAACCTCAAGCTCAATGAGAGCTACCTGCGCGCTGGCAATTGGTACAACGTCGCCCATCGCGGCGTCATCATGGCCGGGCGTACGGTGGGTTTCATCGCGTTGGGACGCATCGCGCGCGAGACCGCCAAGCGGCTGGCCGGCTGGGGGATGCGACTGGTGGCTTACGATCCCTATGTCGATGAGGCGACGATGGCGGGTTTGGGGATTGAGAAGATGGAGCTGCAGCCGCTGCTGCGCGTCTCCGACTTCGTCAGCATTCATGCCCTGCTAACCCCAGAGACTCGCGGTCTGATCGGTCTCGAGCAGTTGCGGATGATGAAGCGAGAGGCCTATGTGGTGAATACTTCGCGCGGTGGAATCATCGACGAGGCCGCGCTGGCCCGGGCGCTTGACGAAGGGATTATCGCAGGGGCGGCACTGGACACCTTTCGCAACGAGCCGTTGGAGAAGGACAGCCCGTTGCGCGCGGTCGATCCCAACAAATTGATCATGACCCCACATATTATTGGCCATCCGCAAGGAGTTGAGGGACCGAGCTTTCGCCTGGCGATGGACACCGCGCGCAAGGTGTTAAGCGGCGAGTTGCCGCAGTTCGTGATGAATCCCGAGGCAGTGGAGCGCTGGCGCGCCCGTTTCTGGGCTTAG
- a CDS encoding thiamine pyrophosphate-requiring protein, protein MAEQHKVAIETTAQAYLELLAGLGIKYFFANAGTDFASMIDGFARRAHEQQSTPEPVLVPHECCAVSMAHGYYLATGQPSVVMVHTLPGTANALGALINAARANIPLVLTAGRTPITEQGHPGSRDGTIHWGQESFDQAAMVREFVKYDYELRTLDQMETVVRRAFMLANAEPKGPVYLSLPREVLAEPHREFTFSTGRPLAPLADPYPDPAEIERLAALIAQASHPLILTRSLGRSHAAVGALAELAEKFAIGVIEYPSPAFMNLPASHPMHLGFGPRPFLGQADLILVIDSDVPWIWSGALGASPQAGAKVAHLGQDPLAHRYPIWGYPVECAIQADSAKALPLLIEALEPYRKRHQSAIEERAQAIAAEHRRQRAAWLAEAEQAGKAELLTPEWISHCLSEYRSPDTVFINEYRLSQRHLLADLPGSVYAGSSAGYLGWGLGASLGIKLGAPEKTVILMEGDGSYLFATPSACHLVAAARKLPTLTIVNDNGGWGAVYHAARGVHPEGWAVRDKNFPLVRFGAQPRYDKMIEAFGGYGEFVSSPREFPAVLARAIKVVREEGRAALIHARCVQL, encoded by the coding sequence ATGGCGGAGCAGCACAAGGTTGCGATCGAGACTACGGCCCAAGCCTACCTGGAGTTGCTGGCGGGTTTGGGGATCAAATATTTCTTCGCCAACGCGGGCACCGATTTCGCCTCGATGATCGACGGCTTTGCTCGCCGCGCGCATGAGCAACAGAGCACGCCTGAGCCGGTGCTGGTGCCCCATGAATGCTGCGCGGTCTCGATGGCGCACGGCTATTACCTGGCCACCGGTCAGCCCTCGGTGGTGATGGTGCATACCTTGCCCGGCACCGCCAATGCCTTGGGTGCGCTAATCAACGCGGCGCGAGCCAACATTCCACTGGTGCTGACCGCCGGCCGCACTCCGATTACCGAACAGGGCCATCCCGGCAGCCGCGACGGTACTATCCATTGGGGGCAGGAGTCTTTCGATCAGGCCGCGATGGTAAGGGAATTCGTCAAGTACGATTATGAGCTGCGCACGCTGGATCAGATGGAAACAGTGGTGCGCCGCGCCTTCATGCTGGCCAACGCCGAGCCCAAGGGGCCGGTATATCTGAGCCTGCCGCGCGAGGTGCTGGCCGAGCCCCATCGTGAATTTACCTTCTCCACGGGCCGGCCGCTGGCGCCGCTGGCCGATCCCTATCCCGATCCGGCGGAAATCGAGCGCTTGGCCGCTCTTATCGCTCAGGCTAGCCATCCGCTGATCCTGACCCGTTCGTTGGGGCGCAGTCATGCGGCGGTCGGTGCGCTGGCGGAGTTGGCGGAGAAGTTCGCCATTGGCGTAATTGAATACCCCTCGCCGGCTTTTATGAACCTGCCCGCTAGCCATCCGATGCATCTGGGGTTCGGTCCACGCCCATTCCTAGGACAGGCGGATTTGATCCTGGTGATAGACTCCGACGTGCCCTGGATCTGGAGCGGGGCGCTGGGGGCCAGTCCTCAAGCGGGCGCCAAGGTCGCCCATCTCGGGCAGGACCCGCTGGCCCATCGCTACCCAATTTGGGGTTATCCGGTGGAGTGCGCGATTCAGGCCGATTCCGCCAAAGCGCTGCCCTTGCTGATCGAGGCGCTGGAGCCATATCGCAAGCGCCATCAGAGCGCGATCGAAGAGCGCGCTCAGGCGATTGCCGCCGAGCATCGGCGCCAGCGCGCCGCTTGGCTGGCGGAGGCCGAACAGGCCGGCAAGGCGGAGTTGCTGACACCCGAGTGGATCTCGCACTGCCTGTCCGAATACCGCTCGCCCGATACCGTGTTCATTAATGAGTACCGCCTCAGCCAGCGCCATCTGCTGGCCGACCTGCCCGGGAGCGTTTACGCAGGATCGTCGGCAGGCTATCTGGGCTGGGGCCTAGGAGCTTCGCTGGGAATCAAGCTGGGCGCGCCCGAAAAGACGGTAATTTTGATGGAGGGGGACGGCAGCTACCTGTTCGCCACCCCTTCGGCTTGCCATCTGGTCGCGGCGGCGCGCAAGCTGCCCACCCTGACTATCGTCAACGACAACGGCGGCTGGGGCGCGGTCTATCATGCCGCGCGGGGTGTACATCCCGAAGGATGGGCGGTACGCGACAAGAATTTTCCACTGGTGCGGTTCGGCGCCCAGCCGCGCTACGACAAGATGATCGAAGCCTTCGGCGGCTATGGCGAATTCGTCAGCAGCCCGCGCGAATTTCCCGCGGTGCTGGCGCGCGCAATCAAGGTGGTGCGCGAAGAAGGGCGCGCCGCCCTGATTCACGCTCGCTGCGTGCAACTCTAA
- a CDS encoding Rieske 2Fe-2S domain-containing protein — protein sequence MAVSEKQRARAFDGYYRKQTAEPDLRFCQVGRGTLGGEYLRRFWHPVAYLSELTDVPLRVRALGEDLVAFRDHEGRIGVLHLHCCHRNTSLEFAMVERRGLRCCYHGRLYDIDGTVLEMPGEPAFERMRDRVSQGAYPTHVFAGIVFIYMGPPERIPVFQVFDRMKVPGIELVPSIRWPLECNYIQVVENAMDAHHTAVLHVIPQIREMRHFGSNFGAAPAITWADSAAGMIYLAARHVNDNVWVRSAELVAPNAGFINSIFEEGIERKYASDPFMSFWFLPVDDTHTMRFAVSHVTQHEIMPFEKRRELENFGQLPGRPYRERQWIPGDYEAETSQGEINLHALENLGSIDQGVAKFRRYLRHNMELVARGEDPHGFYLSESDVPTTSCNDCVVPAAEIGGDPNDREALLRFAQTLPERYRREPPMAWLARRAAGTI from the coding sequence ATGGCGGTTTCCGAGAAACAAAGGGCTCGCGCGTTCGACGGTTATTATCGCAAGCAAACGGCTGAGCCTGATTTGCGCTTTTGCCAGGTGGGGCGCGGAACACTAGGAGGCGAATATCTGCGCCGCTTCTGGCATCCGGTCGCCTATCTGAGCGAACTTACCGACGTGCCTTTGCGCGTGCGAGCGCTGGGTGAGGATCTGGTCGCGTTTCGCGATCACGAGGGCCGCATCGGCGTCCTCCATCTGCACTGCTGCCATCGCAACACTTCGCTGGAGTTCGCGATGGTCGAGCGGCGCGGGCTGCGTTGCTGCTATCACGGTCGCCTGTATGATATCGACGGCACTGTGTTGGAGATGCCCGGTGAGCCGGCCTTTGAACGCATGCGCGACCGCGTCAGCCAAGGCGCCTACCCCACCCACGTCTTTGCTGGGATCGTCTTCATCTACATGGGGCCGCCCGAGCGGATCCCGGTCTTCCAGGTGTTCGATCGGATGAAGGTGCCGGGAATCGAGCTGGTACCCAGCATCCGCTGGCCGCTGGAATGCAATTACATTCAGGTAGTGGAAAACGCGATGGACGCCCATCACACCGCGGTCCTCCATGTAATTCCGCAGATCCGCGAGATGCGCCATTTCGGATCCAACTTCGGCGCCGCGCCAGCGATCACCTGGGCCGATTCGGCCGCGGGCATGATCTACTTGGCCGCGCGCCACGTCAATGACAACGTCTGGGTGCGCTCGGCCGAACTGGTCGCGCCCAACGCCGGTTTCATCAACTCGATCTTCGAGGAAGGAATCGAGCGCAAGTATGCCAGCGATCCCTTCATGTCGTTCTGGTTCCTGCCAGTCGATGACACCCACACCATGCGCTTTGCGGTCAGTCACGTAACCCAGCACGAAATCATGCCCTTCGAGAAGCGGCGCGAGCTGGAGAACTTCGGCCAGCTTCCCGGCCGGCCCTATCGCGAGCGGCAGTGGATCCCGGGCGACTACGAGGCGGAAACCAGTCAGGGCGAGATCAACCTGCACGCGCTGGAGAACCTCGGCTCGATCGATCAGGGCGTCGCGAAATTTCGCCGCTATCTGCGCCATAACATGGAGCTGGTTGCGCGCGGCGAGGATCCTCACGGCTTCTACCTGTCGGAAAGTGACGTGCCAACCACCTCGTGCAACGATTGTGTCGTTCCAGCCGCGGAGATCGGTGGCGATCCTAATGATCGCGAGGCGCTGCTCCGCTTCGCGCAGACGCTCCCCGAGCGCTATCGGAGGGAGCCGCCGATGGCGTGGCTGGCGCGGCGCGCGGCGGGTACCATCTAA